A window of the Cannabis sativa cultivar Pink pepper isolate KNU-18-1 chromosome X, ASM2916894v1, whole genome shotgun sequence genome harbors these coding sequences:
- the LOC115712548 gene encoding uncharacterized protein LOC115712548 isoform X1 gives MESHIETILWNQNQIASRVTELAAQISADLLDSPPAAFVGVATGAFLFLADLVRQINLPITVDFIRVESYGCGTESSGKPRISSDLKLDVCGKHVILVEDIVDSGRTLECVIEHMKLKGASCVSVCTFLDKPSRRKIHLQLVGQAKFYSGFQCPDYFVVGYGMDFAESYRHLPYVGVLKPHLYK, from the exons ATGGAGTCCCACATCGAAACTATTCTGTGGAACCAAAACCAGATCGCCAGCCGAGTCACCGAACTCGCGGCCCAAATCTCCGCCGACCTCCTCGATTCTCCACCAGCTGCCTTCGTAGGCGTAGCCACTGGTGCATTTCTCTTCCTAGCCGACTTAGTCAGGCAAATCAATCTCCCAATCACCGTTGATTTCATCCGCGTCGAATCCTACGGCTGTGGAACCGAGTCCAGTGGTAAACCGAGAATCTCATCCGATTTGAAACTCGATGTGTGTGGAAAGCACGTTATCTTG GTTGAAGATATAGTGGATTCAGGAAGAACCTTAGAGTGTGTGATTGAACACATGAAATTGAAAGGAGCTTCGTGTGTATCAGTGTGCACATTTCTTGATAAACCTTCTAGAAGAAAGATTCATCTTCAACTTGTTGGTCAGGCCAAATTTTACTCTGGTTTTCAG TGTCCTGATTATTTTGTGGTGGGATATGGTATGGACTTTGCTGAATCATATAGGCATCTCCCTTATGTTGGTGTTTTGAAGCCTCACCTTTACAAATGA
- the LOC115712524 gene encoding polyadenylate-binding protein 3, with protein sequence MAAAAASATVVSGQVAQSSAVAVTGPVTAAGFGNASLYVGDLEPSVDEGQLFEIFNQVAQVVSIRVCRDQHRRQSLGYAYVNYANPQDAANALEHLNFTPVNGKPMRIMYSHRDPSIRKSGYANVFIKNLDTSLDNKNLLDTFAAFGTVLSCKVAVDNNGQSKGYGFVQYDKEESAQKAIKELNGMLINDKQVYVGLFVRKQERGRSNGSPKFTNVFVKNIADSVSDEILEEVFGAFGTITSAVVMRDANGNSRGFGFVNFQSSDAAAVAVEKLNGKVHDDKVWFVGRAQRKSEREAELRAKFEQERISRFEKLQGANLYLKNLEDNMTDEKLRELFSEFGTITSCKVMIDSQGISKGSGFVAFSTPEEATKALNEMNGKMLGRKPLYVAVAQRREERKARLQAHFAQIRAPGAMAPLPSGIPGFHHGAPRLGPQQMYYGQGSPAIIPPQPAGYGFQQQILPGMRPGVAPNFMMPYHLQRQGQPGQRMGVRRGGNIPQVPQQQLLHQRNPNQGVRYMQNGRNGLEPSMVPQSLVGSIMPLPFDAPVPASPVEIHRTGPVPMSALASALASATPDNQRLMLGEQLYPLVECLEREHSAKVTGMLLEMDQTEVLHLIESPDALKDKVAEAMEVLQKASSKPDAADQLG encoded by the exons ATGGCGGCGGCGGCGGCTTCAGCGACGGTTGTTTCTGGACAGGTGGCACAGTCCTCTGCTGTGGCAGTGACGGGTCCGGTTACGGCGGCGGGATTTGGTAATGCGTCGCTTTACGTTGGGGATCTGGAGCCTAGCGTGGATGAAGGACAgctttttgagatttttaaccAAGTGGCTCAGGTTGTCTCCATTAGGGTTTGCAGGGATCAGCATCGGAGGCAATCTCTTGGCTATGCTTATGTCAACTATGCTAATCCTCAAGATG CTGCTAATGCCTTGGAGCATTTGAATTTCACTCCTGTTAATGGGAAACCAATGAGAATTATGTATTCTCATCGAGATCCTAGCATAAGGAAGAGTGGATATGCCAATGTGTTTATTAAGAACTTGGACACATCACTCGATAACAAGAATTTGCTTGACACTTTTGCTGCTTTTGGAACTGTACTTTCCTGTAAGGTTGCTGTTGATAACAATGGTCAGTCAAAAGGTTATGGCTTTGTACAATATGACAAGGAGGAATCTGCCCAGAAAGCAATCAAAGAGCTGAATGGAATGCTGATTAATGACAAGCAAGTTTACGTTGGACTATTTGTTCGAAAACAGGAAAGGGGTCGATCGAATGGATCCCCCAAGTTTACTAATGTATTTGTCAAAAACATTGCTGATTCAGTTAGTGATGAGATCCTTGAGGAAGTTTTTGGCGCTTTTGGAACCATCACTAGTGCTGTTGTTATGAGAGATGCCAATGGCAACTCTAGAGGCTTCGGTTTTGTTAACTTTCAGAGCTCGGATGCTGCTGCTGTTGCAGTTGAGAAGCTGAATGGTAAGGTTCATGATGACAAAGTCTGGTTTGTTGGGAGGGCTCAAAGGAAATCTGAGAGAGAAGCTGAGTTAAGAGCTAAATTTGAACAAGAAAGAATTAGTAGATTTGAAAAGCTTCAAGGTGCTAATCTTTATCTTAAAAACCTTGAAGACAATATGACTGATGAAAAACTGAGGGAGCTTTTCTCTGAGTTTGGAACGATAACATCATGCAAG GTGATGATTGATTCACAAGGGATAAGCAAGGGCTCTGGCTTTGTTGCCTTTTCCACTCCTGAGGAAGCTACTAAAGCT TTGAATGAGATGAATGGAAAGATGCTAGGCCGAAAGCCTCTGTATGTGGCTGTTGCTCAGCGGAGAGAAGAGAGAAAGGCTCGTTTACAG GCCCATTTCGCTCAAATTCGAGCTCCTGGTGCAATGGCACCTCTTCCATCAGGAATTCCTGGATTCCATCATGGTGCACCAAGACTTGGTCCTCAACAGATGTATTATGGTCAAGGTTCTCCTGCCATTATACCCCCTCAGCCTGCTGGTTATGGATTCCAGCAGCAAATCTTGCCTGGAATGCGGCCTGGTGTGGCTCCAAATTTCATGATGCCATACCACCTTCAGAGACAAGGGCAACCTGGTCAAAGGATGGGGGTACGTCGCGGTGGGAACATCCCACAAGTGCCACAACAGCAG CTGCTGCATCAACGCAACCCTAATCAAGGCGTTAGATACATGCAAAATGGAAGAAATGGTTTGGAGCCATCAATGGTCCCTCAGAGTCTTGTAGGTTCGATAATGCCATTGCCATTTGATGCTCCCGTGCCTGCCTCTCCTGTCGAAATTCACCGAACTGGACCAGTGCCAATGTCGGCACTCGCTTCTGCTTTGGCTTCAGCTACTCCCGACAACCAGCGATTG ATGCTTGGAGAACAGCTATATCCACTGGTTGAGTGCCTTGAGCGGGAACATTCTGCGAAGGTGACTGGAATGCTGCTGGAGATGGACCAAACAGAAGTTTTGCATCTTATCGAATCCCCGGATGCTCTGAAGGACAAGGTGGCTGAAGCAATGGAAGTGCTTCAGAAAGCTTCTTCCAAACCTGATGCTGCTGACCAGCTTGGTTAA
- the LOC115712510 gene encoding uncharacterized protein LOC115712510, translating into MAAETGTKRKLMEEKAASFSKKTSNWPLIKPKQNLKITPIKESDLFTVQNFLTSIESNAFIRVAESIGFTHQGSLGPTMGEAYRDNDRISVNDPVLADTIWASGLNQLFSDIRIRGKVAVGLNPNIRFYRYKVGQRFGRHIDESTNLGEGKRTHYTLLIYLSGGVLKGKNNPKNPKESQSEPLVGGETVFYGSRNSVVAEVAPIEGMALLHIHGDKCLLHEARNVSKGVKYVFRSDVVFA; encoded by the exons ATGGCTGCAGAGACAGGAACAAAGAGGAAGCTAATGGAAGAGAAAGCAGCTAGTTTTTCCAAAAAGACATCCAATTGGCCTCTAATCAAGCCTAAACAAAATCTCAAGATCACTCCTATCAAAGAGTCTGATCTTTTCACA GTTCAAAACTTCCTTACCTCTATTGAATCAAATGCATTTATTAGAGTTGCCGAGTCTATTGGTTTTACTCACCAAGGGAGTCTAGGTCCAACAATGGGAGAGGCGTACCGAGATAATGATCGGATATCAGTGAATGATCCTGTGCTTGCAGATACAATATGGGCTTCTGGTCTTAACCAATTGTTCTCTGATATTAGAATTCGAGGAAAAGTTGCTGTTGGGTTGAATCCTAATATCAGGTTCTACAG GTACAAAGTGGGTCAACGTTTTGGTAGGCATATTGATGAAAGTACAAATCTTGGAGAGGGAAAGCGCACCCATTATACATTGTTGATATATTTAAGTGGAGGTGTTCTCAAAGGGAAAAATAATCCAAAGAATCCAAAGGAATCTCAATCAGAGCCTCTAGTAGGAGGAGAGACAGTCTTTTATGGGTCAAGGAATAGTGTTGTAGCCGAG GTGGCTCCGATTGAAGGGATGGCTCTTCTACACATTCATGGGGACAAATGTTTGCTGCATGAAGCTCGAAATGTTAGTAAAGGTGTTAAGTATGTATTTCGTTCGGATGTAGTATTTGCTTAA
- the LOC115712533 gene encoding uncharacterized protein LOC115712533 — MSTTIFFIAVQCCQCSTMQVKQRRKNSKSNKWTCVVCNQNQSIRNVFAQGPMAKDLRLFVQSFNMSRQFSSDLTTPLDPPSHSPPPPEEGCKRPRTDWTEFLDFDEEIGPNEGEDRTGFDDEPEIVTELPMGFLKKAKLNNEKDGDQLENGGFWDKLVRPGFSKRKISQDKEKPMMNHDLKSAMEDTSESTYKSKECNQKRRTKGKGRESSSKWSSYLIEEDDVPPHCSTRKMEESLVDLGDNIFQTLANEEIVEDDEIHPDFLLTSV, encoded by the exons ATGTCAACAACCATCTTCTTCATCGCCGTACAGTGCTGCCAATGCTCCACCATGCAG GTGAAGCAGAGGAGGAAGAACAGCAAGAGCAACAAATGGACATGCGTGGTCTGCAACCAGAATCAATCGATCCGAAACGTGTTCGCTCAAGGTCCTATGGCCAAAGACCTTCGCCTCTTCGTCCAGTCATTCAACATGTCCCGTCAATTCTCGTCGGATCTTACTACGCCATTGGACCCACCGTCGCACTCTCCACCTCCGCCAGAGGAGGGTTGCAAGAGGCCACGGACCGATTGGACCGAGTTTCTCGATTTCGATGAGGAAATTGGTCCGAACGAAGGAGAAGATCGAACTG GGTTTGATGATGAACCGGAGATTGTTACGGAATTGCCGATGGGATTTTTGAAGAAAGCAAAGTTGAATAATGAAAAAGATGGTGACCAGTTGGAGAATGGTGGATTTTGGGATAAGCTTGTCAGACCTGGTTTCTCCAAGAGAAAAATCTCTCAAG ACAAGGAGAAGCCAATGATGAATCATGACTTGAAATCTGCCATGGAAGATACCTCAGAATCTACTTATAAATCAAAAGAATGTAACCAAAAGAGAAGAACAAAGGGAAAGGGAAGAGAGTCTTCTTCAAAATGGAGTAGCTACTTAATCGAAGAAGATGACGTCCCGCCACATTGCAGTACAAGAAAAATGGAAGAGAGTTTAGTGGATTTGGGGGATAATATCTTTCAAACATTGGCAAATGAGGAAATAGTAGAAGATGATGAGATCCATCCTGATTTTCTTTTAACTTCTGTTTga
- the LOC115712485 gene encoding uncharacterized protein LOC115712485 has translation MDVSRWILEFLIRSPGKDRLAKDALSVMPVPNNDLRLNKIALLRTIEGEVSDAMVTETILEKLELVEALDSRQESGAAAMADSMKGAYCAVALECTVKFLVSGGGKPGEKYLNALNRVWRGRVRQLEMSGKSKLFTKELKRCWDEVEAAISDNSVCKKFLVMNTRNEAVRLVLEYLKEAWALLGPSFVEWAAKLTTEHRGLVRLGDGGVRSRGVESVEDEPEVGIERVDEEIEVQEPTAVKLASLGGGVSGMPELISEFRDQEDRTGTSKDQVCNKDEEIEVQEPTALKLASPGGGLSVSGMPELTSEFRDQEDRTGTSKDQVCNKDTDVDVTLPDSGTATFVKEIQSEKVVTRNKQVAINKRHRGRVRIAEDENFETNESENRNSISTPEVDRVREALKSSTSELQAVVTDPLPEASRVAEAVATDLATKNVSHENPLESQKGTEADATTNPCIEKNTNSNDPTPGNPSTSHQNNNPQPSLMARNSTAHTYEWDDSIDSIDDSDPRANASRLNPTRSKRKTVSALKKDESTKFTKRRKVKRWSLLEEDALRDGVKKYGKGNWKLILNTYHDLFEERTEVDLKDKWRNMTR, from the exons ATGGATGTGTCCCGGTGGATTCTAGAGTTTCTGATCCGAAGTCCTGGTAAAGACAGGTTAGCCAAGGATGCCCTATCAGTTATGCCAGTACCGAACAATGACTTGCGCTTGAATAAGATTGCTCTCCTTCGAACCATAGAGGGCGAGGTCTCTGATGCTATGGTCACTGAAACCATTCTTGAAAAACTGGAATTGGTGGAGGCATTGGATTCGAGGCAGGAAAGTGGGGCTGCTGCAATGGCAGACTCCATGAAGGGTGCATATTGTGCTGTGGCTTTAGAGTGTACAGTGAAGTTTTTGGTGAGTGGTGGAGGAAAGCCTGGTGAGAAATACTTGAATGCCCTGAACCGGGTTTGGAGAGGGAGGGTCCGTCAGTTGGAGATGTCTGGGAAGAGTAAGCTGTTCACGAAGGAATTGAAGAGGTGTTGGGATGAAGTTGAGGCTGCAATTTCGGACAACAGTGTGTGTAAGAAGTTTTTGGTTATGAACACTCGAAATGAGGCTGTTAGATTGGTTTTGGAATACTTGAAAGAGGCTTGGGCGTTATTGGGTCCTTCGTTTGTGGAGTGGGCAGCTAAATTGACCACTGAGCATAGAGGTCTGGTGCGTTTGGGAGATGGTGGAGTTAGGAGTAGAGGGGTGGAGAGTGTTGAGGATGAACCGGAGGTGGGTATTGAACGAGTAGATGAAGAGATCGAAGTGCAGGAACCAACGGCTGTGAAGTTGGCCAGTCTTGGTGGAGGTGTGAGTGGTATGCCTGAATTGATAAGTGAGTTCAGGGACCAGGAAGATAGGACAGGGACGAGTAAAGATCAAGTTTGCAATAAAGATGAAGAGATCGAAGTGCAGGAACCAACGGCTTTGAAGTTGGCAAGTCCTGGTGGAGGATTGAGTGTGAGTGGTATGCCTGAATTGACAAGTGAATTCAGGGACCAGGAAGATAGGACGGGAACGAGTAAAGATCAAGTTTGCAATAAAGATACGGATGTTGATGTTACCTTGCCTGATTCTGGAACTGCCACCTTTGTTAAAG AAATTCAGAGTGAAAAGGTGGTGACCAGAAACAAGCAAGTTGCTATTAACAAACGGCACAGAGGACGAGTTAGGATCGCTGAAGATGAGAATTTTGAAACAAACGAATCTGAAAACCGAAATTCCATCTCAACCCCTGAAGTCGATAGAGTACGAGAAGCACTTAAGTCCAGTACTTCGGAGCTACAAGCAGTCGTGACAGATCCACTTCCTGAGGCATCACGAGTGGCTGAAGCTGTAGCAACTGATTTGGCAACAAAGAATGTGAGCCATGAGAATCCCTTAGAAAGCCAGAAAGGAACAGAAGCAGATGCAACAACCAATCCATGTATTGAGAAAAACACCAACTCTAACGATCCCACTCCTGGTAACCCATCCACCAGTCATCAGAACAACAATCCTCAGCCCAGTTTGATGGCTCGCAATAGTACTGCCCACACATACGAG TGGGACGATTCGATTGATTCAATTGATGACTCTGATCCTCGGGCAAATGCGAGCAGACTTAACCCGACTAGATCAAAGAGAAAGACTGTATCTGCACTAAAGAAGGATGAATCTACAAAATTTACAAAGAGAAGAAAAGTTAAGAGGTGGTCACTTTTGGAGGAAGACGCTTTAAGGGATGGTGTGAAAAA GTATGGAAAGGGAAACTGGAAGCTAATCCTTAATACATACCACGATTTATTCGAAGAAAGAACAGAG GTGGATTTGAAGGACAAATGGAGAAACATGACAAGATAA
- the LOC115712548 gene encoding uncharacterized protein LOC115712548 isoform X2 — translation MESHIETILWNQNQIASRVTELAAQISADLLDSPPAAFVGVATGAFLFLADLVRQINLPITVDFIRVESYGCGTESSGKPRISSDLKLDVCGKHVILVEDIVDSGRTLECVIEHMKLKGASCVSVCTFLDKPSRRKIHLQLVGQAKFYSGFQIFERGRTLMCRVDGKF, via the exons ATGGAGTCCCACATCGAAACTATTCTGTGGAACCAAAACCAGATCGCCAGCCGAGTCACCGAACTCGCGGCCCAAATCTCCGCCGACCTCCTCGATTCTCCACCAGCTGCCTTCGTAGGCGTAGCCACTGGTGCATTTCTCTTCCTAGCCGACTTAGTCAGGCAAATCAATCTCCCAATCACCGTTGATTTCATCCGCGTCGAATCCTACGGCTGTGGAACCGAGTCCAGTGGTAAACCGAGAATCTCATCCGATTTGAAACTCGATGTGTGTGGAAAGCACGTTATCTTG GTTGAAGATATAGTGGATTCAGGAAGAACCTTAGAGTGTGTGATTGAACACATGAAATTGAAAGGAGCTTCGTGTGTATCAGTGTGCACATTTCTTGATAAACCTTCTAGAAGAAAGATTCATCTTCAACTTGTTGGTCAGGCCAAATTTTACTCTGGTTTTCAG ATTTTTGAAAGAGGGAGGACATTGATGTGCCGTGTCGACGGAAAATTTTGA
- the LOC115712470 gene encoding uncharacterized protein LOC115712470 isoform X2 yields MGNLKAISLKFLFATTGLAMFITLIYTIIVTPISDITVSQWLVTTWIDFFINVAVLSSWIYYKESTKFRAILWIIFVAALGYPVLSTYILIQLFKLSPQEANTDPIYHVLLRHSNKNDVETKAKHSVVTARVFFSALGCVMLGALIYTLLTDGSPFRKELLDSVMVATLIDFYCLVLALSVWIAYKESCLICAVIWIVLLICFGSIATCAYVVLQLFQLTSQDPLYLVLIKHVDREERKYGIPLNI; encoded by the exons atgGGGAATTTAAAGGCCATTAGCTTAAAATTTCTGTTCGCTACCACAGGTTTAGCCATGTTCATCACTCTAATTTACACCATAATCGTTACACCAATTTCAGACATAACAGTTTCCCA GTGGCTTGTGACAACTTGGATTGATTTCTTCATAAACGTAGCTGTTTTATCG AGTTGGATCTATTACAAGGAATCTACCAAGTTTAGAGCTATACTTTGGATCATTTTCGTTGCAGCTTTGGGCTA CCCTGTTTTAAGTACCTATATTCTTATTCAACTATTCAAGCTCTCACCTCAAGAAGCTAATACAGATCCTATTTATCATGTCTTGTTGCGCCATTCTAACAA GAACGATGTAGAAACGAAGGCGAAACACTCTGTTGTTACTGCAAGAGTATTTTTCAGTGCTTTAGGATGTGTAATGCTTGGAGCTTTGATTTACACTTTGTTGACTGATGGTTCTCCCTTTCGCAAAGAACTTCTAGATTC AGTCATGGTAGCAACACTGATCGATTTCTACTGTCTTGTTCTTGCTCTATCA GTTTGGATTGCTTACAAAGAATCATGCTTGATTTGTGCAGTCATTTGGATagttttattgatatgttttggAAG CATTGCAACATGTGCTTATGTTGTACTACAACTGTTTCAGTTAACATCTCAAGATCCACTCTACCTTGTTCTTATAAAACATGTTGACAG ggAAGAAAGAAAGTATGGAATACCTTTGAACATCTAA
- the LOC115712470 gene encoding uncharacterized protein LOC115712470 isoform X1 encodes MGNLKAISLKFLFATTGLAMFITLIYTIIVTPISDITVSQWLVTTWIDFFINVAVLSSWIYYKESTKFRAILWIIFVAALGYPVLSTYILIQLFKLSPQEANTDPIYHVLLRHSNKNDVETKAKHSVVTARVFFSALGCVMLGALIYTLLTDGSPFRKELLDSVMVATLIDFYCLVLALSVWIAYKESCLICAVIWIVLLICFGSIATCAYVVLQLFQLTSQDPLYLVLIKHVDRQVHKEERKYGIPLNI; translated from the exons atgGGGAATTTAAAGGCCATTAGCTTAAAATTTCTGTTCGCTACCACAGGTTTAGCCATGTTCATCACTCTAATTTACACCATAATCGTTACACCAATTTCAGACATAACAGTTTCCCA GTGGCTTGTGACAACTTGGATTGATTTCTTCATAAACGTAGCTGTTTTATCG AGTTGGATCTATTACAAGGAATCTACCAAGTTTAGAGCTATACTTTGGATCATTTTCGTTGCAGCTTTGGGCTA CCCTGTTTTAAGTACCTATATTCTTATTCAACTATTCAAGCTCTCACCTCAAGAAGCTAATACAGATCCTATTTATCATGTCTTGTTGCGCCATTCTAACAA GAACGATGTAGAAACGAAGGCGAAACACTCTGTTGTTACTGCAAGAGTATTTTTCAGTGCTTTAGGATGTGTAATGCTTGGAGCTTTGATTTACACTTTGTTGACTGATGGTTCTCCCTTTCGCAAAGAACTTCTAGATTC AGTCATGGTAGCAACACTGATCGATTTCTACTGTCTTGTTCTTGCTCTATCA GTTTGGATTGCTTACAAAGAATCATGCTTGATTTGTGCAGTCATTTGGATagttttattgatatgttttggAAG CATTGCAACATGTGCTTATGTTGTACTACAACTGTTTCAGTTAACATCTCAAGATCCACTCTACCTTGTTCTTATAAAACATGTTGACAGGCAAGTACATAA ggAAGAAAGAAAGTATGGAATACCTTTGAACATCTAA
- the LOC115712419 gene encoding pentatricopeptide repeat-containing protein ELI1, chloroplastic codes for MRCQPLILFLSAFSYKNVDYCHCPRSLFVLLDIPKQPQSHFRFAHSQCSSQSQSHHFPLHSSLFSLVEPIICQNPAEISSFAAVFNFLTGRNLLRLGRQVHAQMTLRLVEPNAFLGAKMIATYASSGDLDSAVTIFDRINNPSLLLYNSIIRAYSLYGYPHKTIGIYTQMQSLGLQGDHFTYPFVLKCCASNVWMGKCIHGISLRIGLEIDMYVGTSLIDMYVKCGEISEAHKLFNGMIVRDISSWNALIAGYMKNGEIYVAEDLFKRMVRRNIISWTAMISGYTQNGLAERALDVFDKMMEEDSEVKPNWVTIMSVLPACAHSAALERGRKIHKFANEIGLGSNVSVQTALVAMYAKCGSLVEAHQCFDKIHQQKRNLIAWNTMITAYASHGHGLESVSTFEDMIRVGVQPDTITFTGLLSGCSHSGLVDLGLKYFYCMTKSYFVEPEVQHYACVVDLLGRAGRLVEANNLINQMPMQAGPSVWGALLAACRKHRNLELAEAAAKKLFVLEPDNSGNFVLLSNMYAEVGMWKEVDNLRAMLKNRGMRKTPGCSWIEINGKAHMFLGGDTSHPQAKEIYMFLKELPEKIKGVGYVPDTSLVLHDVSKEEKEHNLSAHSEKLAIAFGLLNTSPGVVLRVTKNLRICVDCHTATKFISKIYGREIIVRDVNRFHHFLDGKCSCGDYW; via the coding sequence ATGAGGTGTCAGCCATTGATTTTGTTCTTATCAGCTTTCTCATATAAGAATGTAGACTACTGTCATTGTCCTCGTTCACTATTTGTGCTTCTTGATATCCCAAAACAACCTCAAAGCCATTTTCGTTTTGCACACAGTCAATGCTCATCTCAATCTCAGTCTCATCATTTTCCCTTACATTCGAGTTTGTTTTCCCTTGTTGAACCTATAATCTGTCAGAACCCGGCTGAGATCTCATCATTTGCAGCTGTTTTCAATTTCCTCACTGGTCGAAACTTGTTGAGATTGGGCCGTCAAGTCCATGCTCAAATGACCCTAAGATTGGTTGAGCCTAATGCTTTCCTTGGAGCTAAGATGATTGCAACGTATGCAAGTTCTGGTGATCTTGATTCTGCTGTTACTATATTCGATCGTATTAATAACCCTTCTTTGCTTTTGTATAATTCGATTATTCGAGCTTATAGTTTGTATGGTTATCCTCATAAAACAATTGGGATTTATACTCAAATGCAATCTCTAGGCCTACAAGGTGATCATTTTACTTACCCTTTTGTGCTGAAATGTTGTGCTTCAAATGTTTGGATGGGGAAATGTATTCATGGGATAAGTTTGAGAATTGGATTGGAGATAGACATGTATGTGGGAACTTCTTTGATAGATATGTATGTCAAGTGTGGCGAAATTAGTGAAGCTCACAAGTTGTTCAATGGAATGATAGTGAGAGACATTTCATCTTGGAATGCACTAATTGCAGGTTACATGAAGAATGGAGAGATTTATGTTGCAGAGGATTTGTTTAAGAGAATGGTCCGGAGGAATATTATTTCTTGGACTGCTATGATTTCGGGGTACACTCAAAATGGGCTTGCAGAGAGAGCATTAGATGTATTTGATAAGATGATGGAAGAAGATTCAGAGGTGAAGCCTAATTGGGTAACGATAATGAGTGTTCTTCCTGCGTGCGCACATTCAGCAGCACTTGAACGTGGGAGGAAGATTCACAAGTTTGCAAATGAAATCGGGTTGGGTTCTAATGTCTCTGTGCAAACAGCTCTTGTTGCAATGTATGCTAAATGTGGGAGTCTTGTTGAAGCTCACCAATGTTTCGATAAGATACATCAACAAAAAAGGAATTTGATTGCTTGGAATACTATGATTACGGCTTATGCTTCTCATGGACATGGTTTGGAGTCTGTATCCACTTTCGAGGACATGATCAGAGTTGGGGTTCAACCCGATACCATCACATTTACAGGATTGTTATCAGGATGCAGTCATTCTGGTCTTGTTGATCTGGGTTTGAAATACTTCTATTGTATGACGAAATCATATTTTGTAGAGCCAGAAGTTCAGCATTATGCTTGTGTTGTCGATCTTTTGGGTCGTGCAGGGCGATTGGTTGAAGCAAACAATCTTATAAATCAAATGCCAATGCAAGCAGGACCAAGCGTGTGGGGCGCCTTGTTAGCCGCTTGTAGGAAACACCGCAATTTGGAATTGGCCGAGGCTGCAGCTAAGAAGTTATTTGTTCTTGAACCAGATAACAGTGGCAATTTTGTCTTGCTCTCCAATATGTATGCTGAAGTTGGAATGTGGAAAGAAGTGGACAATCTGAGAGCTATGCTAAAAAACCGAGGCATGAGGAAGACTCCTGGATGTAGCTGGATCGAAATCAATGGGAAAGCACATATGTTTCTAGGTGGAGATACTTCTCATCCTCAGGCAAAGGAAATTTACATGTTCTTGAAAGAACTGCCTGAGAAAATTAAGGGAGTTGGTTATGTACCCGACACTAGTCTTGTTTTGCACGATGTTAGCAAAGAGGAGAAAGAACATAATCTTAGCGCTCATAGTGAAAAGCTCGCCATTGCTTTTGGCCTTCTGAATACTAGTCCTGGTGTTGTTCTTCGAGTAACCAAGAACCTTCGCATTTGTGTTGATTGTCACACGGCCACCAAGTTCATTTCGAAAATCTATGGACGGGAGATTATTGTTAGAGATGTGAACCGATTCCATCACTTTTTGGATGGGAAGTGTTCTTGTGGAGATTATTGGTGA